Proteins encoded together in one Triticum dicoccoides isolate Atlit2015 ecotype Zavitan chromosome 7B, WEW_v2.0, whole genome shotgun sequence window:
- the LOC119339199 gene encoding auxin-responsive protein SAUR36-like, which translates to MISSRKLAQLSKKWQGIGAIGRRRFATSDKDIHPSCSSVAGKGHFVVYSSDGRRFEIPLVCLRTTVFEELLRMSQEEFGFTSDGRITLPCDTTMMEYVMCLLRREASQDVERALLSSIVTTCHRPSRVMQPNSGLNQQFSVHSS; encoded by the coding sequence ATGATCAGCTCCAGGAAGCTAGCTCAGCTTTCCAAGAAGTGGCAGGGCATTGGCGCCATCGGGCGGAGAAGGTTCGCAACATCAGACAAGGATATCCACCCATCATGCAGCTCAGTTGCAGGCAAGGGCCACTTCGTTGTCTACTCTTCCGACGGGAGGCGGTTCGAGATCCCCCTGGTGTGCCTCCGCACAACGGTCTTCGAGGAGCTCCTGAGGATGTCTCAGGAGGAGTTTGGGTTCACAAGCGATGGCAGGATCACTCTGCCTTGTGATACAACAATGATGGAGTATGTGATGTGTTTGCTCAGGAGAGAGGCCTCCCAAGATGTTGAGAGGGCACTCCTCAGTTCCATAGTGACGACTTGCCACCGCCCAAGCAGAGTGATGCAACCAAACAGCGGACTTAACCAGCAATTCTCTGTGCACAGCTCCTGA
- the LOC119338861 gene encoding serine/arginine repetitive matrix protein 1-like, with protein MTRTNRLPGGDDKHNDRTRQPHHRASPTPRAGANINRKWPSMDTTDDIRQPPPMPRPRPPLRRTKVVSSRRKTTPERRHHPIRRFGAFTRDEEGRGERGIVKPPSRRGTTPERRRHRGRREQPRGFPQSIPREEAPSPDLLPGQTGKPQEPATLAADPPPTRPGAAHPASASATRRRGADALHQWSPPPRQAPPRRAEHTKPNTPPPGTGPATVVRRRAVTPSASYKIKLDSEILDSARCIIVNKKTSAVMEVLLFSSLLNLILSPQVFYTKFELCASTGSFEDSA; from the exons ATGACCAGGACCAACAGGTTGCCGGGAGGGGATGACAAACACAACGACCGCACCAGGCAGCCACACCACCGAGCATCGCCAACGCCGCGCGCCGGCGCCAACATCAACCGCAAGTGGCCGAGCATGGACACCACTGACGATATCCGGCAGCCACCTCCCATGCCAAGGCCTCGACCACCACTCCGTCGCACCAAGGTGGTGTCTTCAAGAAGAAAAACGACGCCGGAGCGCCGTCACCACCCAATCCGGAGATTTGGGGCTTTCACCCGGGACGAGGAAGGGAGGGGCGAGAGGGGGATTGTGAAAccgccttcaagaaggggaacgacgccggagcgccgccggcATCGTGGCCGCAGAGAACAGCCAAGGGGTTTCCCCCAATCCATCCCCCGAGAGGAAGCACCATCGCCAGATCTGCTCCCAGGGCAAACGGGGAAGCCCCAGGAGCCAGCCACGCTCGCCGCCGATCCGCcgcccacgcggccaggagcggcgCACCCCGCATCTGCATCAGCCACCCGCCGAAGGGGGGCCGACGCGCTCCACCAGTGGTCGCCGCCACCACGCCAGGCGCCACCGCGCAGAGCAGAGCACACCAAGCCCAACACGCCGCCGCCAGGCACCGGCCCCGCCACCGTTGTCCGCCGCCGCGCCGTCACGCCCTCGGCCAGC TACAAGATTAAGCTTGACAGTGAAATCTTGGATA GTGCCAG ATGCATCATAGTTAATAAAAAAACTTCTGCTGTAATGGAGGTACTGCTCTTTAGTAGTTTGCTTAATTTGATTTTATCACCTCAAGTGTTTTACACAAAATTTGAACTATGTGCATCTACTG GTTCCTTTGAAGATTCCGCCTAA
- the LOC119337963 gene encoding methionine aminopeptidase 1B, chloroplastic-like translates to MRAACKLASPVLNFAGTLVKPSITTNEIDRAVHHMIVEAGAYPSPLGYGGFPKSICTSVNECACHGLPDSTQLQNGDIINIDVNVFLNADRFIDMPHMQAPNPL, encoded by the exons ATGAGAGCTGCTTGCAAACTTGCTTCCCCTGTACTGAACTTTGCAGGAACATTGGTTAAG CCATCAATTACTACAAATGAAATCGACAGGGCAGTGCATCATATGATAGTTGAGGCGGGTGCTTATCCTTCTCCACTTGGCTATGGCGGATTTCCTAAAAGTATCTGCACATCAGTAAATGAGTGTGCCTGCCACGGACTACCTGATTCAACACAGCTGCAG AATGGAGACATCATAAATATTGATGTAAATGTGTTCCTAAAT GCTGATAGGTTTATTGATATGCCTCATATGCAAGCTCCTAACCCACTGTAG
- the LOC119337262 gene encoding protein ALTERED PHOSPHATE STARVATION RESPONSE 1-like, with translation MGCGHSKPPRRDQDAPVALCRDRSALLAQAIRHRYALADAHRAYAASLRAAGAALHDFLLLQPQPPPPEPAALPLRLPERRKGDPLPAADAPNNKADDDAGHICFHSDDEDGPDGAHISFPSDDEADTDVPRLEPLPPAAPAPPPQVAPPYYSRYAPPLYSHVPGHAYGYGADIDGYGHNFFNISYARSQPPPSSVSYEHRTQATNATVHYYPGNGASGPPLPGSYYGGYQYRYPNDSGFHETAASSVDGTVPSPPQVSSWDFFNPFQSVETYYQEEPAAVAAHTPRRTTQEGSECEILELENAKVEEEVVKEEVRNNGNHDSEADRAGLAKDKGRSGAGEEPRRESKSSEASSMVHDVHVVEKSVVEEHSDAAAAVPGKSYNDDIEVAREIRSQFEHAANSAANVSKVLEVGKMPYHHKSSGLKVSSSMIICVRPSVGEEFLQFVEDKATEHGNLSSTLQKLYMWEEKLLEELKTEEKMRVLYDKKCEELKVLYERGAEAHKLEDSETYIRKLSTKISVAIQVVNTISKKINKLRDEELWPQTNELIQGLMQMWHAMSECHKIQCHALAQAKSIDSTVAATRFSEAHIDLIKNLELELLDLVASFAAWVNAQTSYIGTINDWLRKGIDYVPELTDDGTPPFSPGRLGAPPIFIICNNWATGIARIPETGVVDTMQALASQILHLWEKHRLEWRQGMMANREMDRELRVMERDQVSMRKALEAQNKKLVLVSNQGGVSLSAQAVRDGDPPSEAGLQSCMNKFFQAMESFAAACANAYKDLHLRCEERTRPAQETDRVS, from the exons ATGGGGTGCGGCCACTCCAAGCCGCCCCGTCGGGATCAGGACGCGCCGGTCGCGCTCTGCCGGGACCGCTCCGCGCTGCTGGCCCAAGCCATTCGCCACCGCTACGCCCTCGCCGACGCCCACCGCGCCTACGCCGCCTCGCTGCGCGCCGCCGGCGCCGCGCTGCACGACTTCCTCCTACtgcagccgcagccgccgccgcccgagccagcCGCGCTGCCGCTGCGCCTCCCCGAGCGCCGGAAGGGGGACCCGCTCCCCGCCGCCGACGCGCCCAACAACAAGGCCGATGACGACGCCGGCCACATATGCTTCCACTCGGACGACGAAGACGGCCCCGACGGTGCGCACATCAGCTTCCCGTCCGACGACGAGGCCGACACGGATGTCCCCCGCCTCGAGCCCCTCCCGCCCGcggcacccgcgccgccgccgcaggtGGCCCCGCCTTACTATTCTCGATACGCTCCGCCGCTCTACAGCCACGTCCCAGGCCACGCGTATGGGTACGGGGCCGACATTGACGGCTATGGACATAATTTCTTCAACATCAGCTATGCCCGCAGCCAGCCGCCGCCGTCTTCTGTGTCATACGAGCACCGCACCCAAGCCACCAACGCCACCGTCCATTACTACCCGGGCAATGGTGCCTCCGGCCCACCGCTGCCCGGATCTTACTACGGCGGCTATCAGTACCGGTACCCCAACGACAGCGGCTTCCATGAGACGGCAGCCTCCTCCGTCGATGGGACTGTGCCGTCGCCACCGCAGGTGTCGAGCTGGGACTTCTTTAACCCGTTTCAGTCAGTTGAAACTTACTACCAAGAGGAGCCGGCTGCTGTGGCGGCCCATACCCCCAGGCGGACCACGCAGGAGGGGAGCGAATGCGAAATCCTGGAATTGGAGAATGCGAAAGTGGAAGAAGAGGTCGTCAAGGAGGAAGTACGCAACAATGGCAACCACGACAGTGAAGCCGACAGAGCTGGGCTCGCCAAGGACAAAGGGAGGAGCGGTGCCGGCGAGGAGCCGCGCAGGGAGTCCAAGTCGTCAGAGGCAAGCAGCATGGTTCATGATGTCCATGTAGTGGAGAAGAGTGTGGTGGAAGAACATTCAGATGCCGCTGCTGCGGTTCCCGGGAAGTCCTACAACGATGACATTGAGGTGGCACGGGAGATCAGGTCGCAGTTCGAGCATGCAGCAAACTCTGCAGCCAATGTATCCAAGGTGCTCGAGGTTGGGAAGATGCCTTACCACCACAAGAGCTCAGGACTGAAAG TATCCTCATCGATGATAATCTGTGTCCGGCCTTCAGTCGGCGAGGAGTTCCTGCAGTTTGTGGAGGACAAAGCTACAGAACATGGCAACCTTTCTTCGACATTGCAGAAGCTCTACATGTGGGAGGAGAAGCTTCTTGAAGAACTCAAG ACCGAGGAGAAGATGAGGGTGCTGTATGATAAAAAATGTGAGGAACTAAAAGTTCTTTATGAGAGAGGTGCTGAGGCTCATAAACTTGAGGACAGTGAAACTTATATCAGGAAGCTATCGACAAAAATAAGTGTTGCCATTCAGGTTGTCAACACTATCTCAAAGAAGATCAATAAGCTGAGAGATGAAGAATTATGGCCGCAAACAAATGAGCTGATTCAAGG GTTGATGCAAATGTGGCATGCCATGTCAGAATGCCATAAAATCCAGTGCCATGCCTTGGCCCAAGCTAAAAGCATCGACTCCACCGTCGCAGCTACAAGATTCAGTGAAGCTCATATCGACTTAATCAAGAATCTGGAGCTCGAGTTGCTGGATTTGGTTGCCAGTTTTGCTGCATGGGTTAACGCACAAACGAGCTACATTGGCACTATAAACGACTGGCTGAGGAAGGGGATTGACTATGTGCCTGAATTGACCGATGACGGCACTCCCCCGTTCTCCCCAGGGCGCCTGGGAGCACCCCCCATTTTCATCATCTGTAATAACTGGGCGACCGGAATCGCGAGGATACCGGAGACGGGGGTGGTAGACACCATGCAGGCTCTTGCCTCCCAGATTCTGCACCTGTGGGAGAAGCACAGGCTAGAGTGGAGGCAGGGCATGATGGCCAACAGAGAAATGGACAGGGAGCTTAGAGTGATGGAGAGGGATCAAGTGTCCATGCGCAAGGCCCTCGAAGCACAGAATAAGAAGCTCGTGCTTGTTTCGAATCAGGGCGGCGTGTCCTTATCTGCGCAGGCTGTACGAGATGGTGATCCACCCTCTGAAGCGGGTTTGCAATCATGCATGAACAAGTTTTTCCAAGCGATGGAGAGCTTCGCCGCCGCCTGCGCAAATGCGTACAAGGATCTCCATCTTCGTTGTGAAGAGAGAACTCGACCTGCCCAGGAGACCGACAGAGTTTCCTAG